A single window of Methylobacterium nodulans ORS 2060 DNA harbors:
- a CDS encoding YihY/virulence factor BrkB family protein produces MRIRTAFEIAAIAAQRFVAHDGWAIASHIALSLLTSLFPFLILLTALASVFGSKSLADEASNLLFEVWPSEVAGPVATEVHRVLTEQRGGLLTVGALLALYFSSSGVESLRVGLNRAYGLREVRPWWLTRLESIGYVICAAFAMLAFTFLVVLGPLMWRGLILVAPGLEPLGLTIAVVRVFLTALLIALVLVIAHKFIAAGRRPWHMVLPGVAVTLGMWVLAGLGFGMYLDRFSGAYVSTYGGLATAMVFLVFLYWLAAMFLFGGEINGTIIAARRRRLQARAQSRKDTIKLM; encoded by the coding sequence ATGCGCATCCGCACCGCCTTCGAGATCGCCGCCATCGCGGCCCAGCGCTTCGTCGCGCATGACGGCTGGGCGATCGCGAGCCACATCGCGCTCTCGCTGCTGACCTCGCTGTTCCCGTTCCTGATCCTGCTCACGGCGCTGGCGAGCGTCTTCGGCTCCAAGTCGCTCGCCGACGAGGCCAGCAACCTGCTGTTCGAGGTCTGGCCGAGCGAGGTGGCAGGGCCGGTCGCGACGGAGGTCCACCGGGTGCTCACCGAGCAGCGCGGCGGGCTCCTCACCGTCGGCGCGCTGCTCGCCCTTTACTTCTCGTCGAGCGGCGTCGAGAGCCTGCGGGTCGGGCTCAACCGGGCCTATGGGTTGCGCGAGGTGCGGCCCTGGTGGCTGACCCGTCTCGAATCGATCGGCTACGTGATCTGCGCCGCCTTCGCGATGCTGGCCTTCACCTTCCTGGTGGTGCTGGGGCCGCTGATGTGGCGCGGGCTGATCCTGGTGGCGCCGGGGCTCGAACCGCTCGGGCTCACCATCGCGGTGGTGCGGGTGTTCCTCACCGCCCTCCTGATCGCGCTCGTGCTGGTGATCGCCCACAAGTTCATCGCGGCCGGGCGGCGTCCCTGGCACATGGTGCTGCCGGGGGTCGCGGTGACGCTCGGCATGTGGGTGCTAGCCGGCCTCGGCTTCGGGATGTATCTCGACCGTTTCTCGGGCGCCTACGTCTCGACCTATGGCGGCCTCGCGACCGCGATGGTCTTCCTCGTCTTCCTCTACTGGCTCGCCGCCATGTTCCTGTTCGGCGGAGAGATCAACGGCACCATTATCGCCGCGCGGCGACGGCGCCTCCAGGCCCGGGCCCAGAGCCGCAAGGACACGATCAAGTTGATGTGA
- a CDS encoding DMT family transporter, producing MKHAPDSSALAARLAPALFVVIWATGFVVARLVAPHAEPLTFLSLRFLCTVALLAGVALLAGARWPAGWRGWRDALVAGILMQGLYLDGVFWAVSRGLPAGIAALVTSLQPLLTAMVAGPLLGERVSGRRWLGIGLGFLGAGLVLAPKLGAAADAIPLSALGVCIAATVAITLGTLWQKRTAAAVDLRTNAAVQFLGAALMTLPLALLLEEGRFDASPPALAGLAWSVLGLSVGGILILLWLIRRGAVAGVAALFYLVPPVSAAMAFGLFGEVLGPVQVLGMIVAAAGVAVASRG from the coding sequence ATGAAGCACGCGCCAGATTCCTCAGCTCTTGCCGCGCGACTCGCCCCGGCCCTGTTCGTCGTCATCTGGGCGACGGGCTTCGTGGTGGCGCGCCTCGTGGCGCCGCATGCCGAGCCGCTGACCTTCCTGTCCCTGCGCTTCCTCTGCACGGTCGCGCTGCTCGCCGGCGTGGCGCTGCTCGCCGGGGCGCGCTGGCCCGCGGGCTGGCGCGGCTGGCGCGACGCGCTCGTCGCCGGGATCCTGATGCAGGGCCTCTACCTCGACGGCGTGTTCTGGGCGGTGAGTCGCGGCCTGCCGGCGGGCATCGCCGCGCTGGTCACGAGCCTGCAGCCGCTCCTGACCGCAATGGTGGCGGGGCCGCTCCTCGGCGAGCGGGTCTCAGGCCGCCGCTGGCTCGGCATCGGCCTCGGTTTCCTGGGGGCCGGGCTGGTGCTCGCCCCCAAGCTCGGCGCGGCGGCGGATGCGATCCCGCTCTCGGCCCTCGGCGTCTGCATTGCCGCCACCGTCGCGATCACCCTCGGCACGCTGTGGCAGAAGCGCACGGCCGCGGCCGTGGACCTGCGCACCAATGCGGCGGTGCAGTTCCTGGGCGCCGCGCTGATGACGCTGCCGCTGGCCCTTCTCCTCGAAGAGGGCCGCTTCGATGCGTCGCCGCCGGCGCTGGCCGGGCTCGCGTGGTCGGTGCTGGGATTGTCGGTCGGCGGGATCCTGATCCTGCTCTGGCTGATCCGGCGGGGGGCAGTCGCGGGCGTCGCCGCTTTGTTCTACCTCGTGCCGCCGGTCTCCGCCGCCATGGCCTTCGGACTGTTCGGGGAGGTGCTCGGCCCCGTCCAGGTCCTCGGGATGATCGTCGCGGCGGCGGGCGTCGCCGTCGCGAGCCGGGGCTGA
- a CDS encoding acyl-CoA dehydrogenase family protein, giving the protein MSAQGAPLTADADLVTLAREAAVAAKALAADAGRRVRASVVTAEGRLSAEKLEAEQHAAHGLAWLSTYAEAVTQLASYAERLQAAGRLGETETLLVRIGIGEYLDQMFGGIPMSQGEMVRPTTSLGLTAQEVARHRTGAVETMIAEGNTPAHRAALVKRIREGQGAATTGDSGLDEDMEAIRSEMRRFGQAEVVPHAHEWHQKNAYIPIEIIGQMAELGVFGLTIPEEYGGMGLPKISMCVVSEELSRAYIGVGSLGTRSEIAAELILCGGTEEQKQRFLPKIASGEILPTAVFTEPNTGSDLASLRTKAVREGDVWKVYGNKTWITHPVRADLMTILVRTKPEEPGHRGLSLLLGEKPRGNDENPFPVEGLSGGEIEVLGYRGMKEYELAFDGFSVPAKNLLGEVEGKGFTQLMQTFESARIQTAARAVGVAQSALDIGLRYAEERVQFGKPLVAFPRVSDKLAMMAVEINIARQLTYFAAHEKDEGKRCDLEAGMAKLLAARVAWASADNALQIHGGNGFALEYQISRVLCDARILSIFEGAAEIQAQVIARRLLEVQ; this is encoded by the coding sequence ATGTCCGCACAGGGAGCGCCCCTGACCGCCGACGCCGATCTGGTGACCCTGGCCCGCGAGGCGGCCGTCGCGGCGAAGGCGCTGGCCGCCGATGCCGGGCGCCGCGTGAGGGCGAGCGTGGTCACGGCCGAGGGCCGGCTCTCCGCCGAGAAGCTGGAGGCCGAGCAGCACGCGGCCCACGGCCTTGCCTGGCTCAGCACCTATGCGGAGGCGGTGACGCAGCTCGCTTCCTATGCGGAGCGTCTGCAGGCGGCCGGCCGGCTCGGCGAGACCGAGACGCTTCTCGTGCGCATCGGTATCGGCGAGTATCTCGACCAGATGTTCGGCGGCATCCCGATGAGCCAGGGCGAGATGGTGCGCCCGACGACCTCGCTCGGCCTGACCGCCCAGGAGGTCGCCCGGCACCGGACCGGCGCCGTCGAGACGATGATCGCCGAGGGCAACACGCCCGCGCACCGCGCCGCCCTCGTCAAGCGCATCCGCGAGGGGCAGGGCGCCGCGACAACCGGCGATTCCGGCCTCGACGAGGACATGGAGGCGATCCGCTCCGAGATGCGCCGCTTCGGCCAGGCCGAGGTCGTGCCGCATGCCCATGAGTGGCACCAGAAGAACGCCTATATCCCGATCGAGATCATCGGCCAGATGGCCGAGCTCGGCGTGTTCGGGCTCACCATCCCGGAGGAATACGGCGGCATGGGCCTGCCGAAGATCTCCATGTGCGTGGTGTCAGAGGAATTGTCGCGCGCCTATATCGGCGTCGGCTCGCTCGGCACCCGCTCGGAAATCGCCGCCGAGCTGATCCTCTGCGGAGGCACCGAGGAGCAGAAGCAGCGCTTCCTGCCCAAGATCGCCTCGGGCGAGATCCTGCCCACCGCCGTCTTCACCGAGCCGAATACCGGTTCCGACCTCGCCTCCTTACGCACCAAGGCCGTGCGGGAGGGCGACGTCTGGAAGGTCTACGGCAACAAGACCTGGATCACCCATCCGGTCCGCGCCGACCTGATGACTATCCTGGTGCGCACCAAGCCCGAGGAGCCGGGCCATCGCGGCCTGTCGCTGCTGCTCGGCGAGAAGCCCCGCGGCAATGACGAGAATCCCTTCCCGGTCGAAGGCCTCTCGGGCGGCGAGATCGAGGTGCTCGGCTATCGCGGCATGAAGGAATACGAACTCGCCTTCGACGGCTTCTCGGTCCCGGCCAAGAACCTGCTCGGCGAAGTCGAGGGCAAGGGCTTCACGCAGCTCATGCAGACCTTCGAGTCGGCCCGTATCCAGACCGCGGCCCGCGCGGTCGGCGTGGCGCAATCGGCCCTCGATATTGGCCTGCGCTACGCGGAGGAACGGGTGCAGTTCGGCAAGCCGCTCGTCGCCTTCCCGCGGGTCTCCGACAAGCTCGCCATGATGGCGGTCGAGATCAACATCGCGCGCCAACTCACCTATTTCGCGGCGCACGAGAAGGACGAGGGCAAGCGCTGCGATCTCGAGGCCGGCATGGCCAAGCTGCTTGCCGCCCGGGTCGCCTGGGCGTCGGCCGACAACGCGCTCCAGATCCACGGCGGCAACGGCTTCGCGCTGGAGTACCAGATCAGCCGCGTGCTCTGCGACGCCCGCATCCTCTCGATCTTCGAGGGCGCCGCGGAAATCCAGGCGCAGGTGATCGCCCGCCGGTTGCTCGAGGTGCAGTGA